Proteins from a single region of Halalkalibaculum roseum:
- a CDS encoding DUF4402 domain-containing protein, with product MNLKTLIALTAIVYSLGGAFAPASFAQGGTSSDRYSIGVSARVVNTIEMITLRDMQFGPVQPGQQQISISPLQDSETGKMIAIGIPGSRIRVSFVRERTLTSSDGSSTLTFIYEIAGNDRDDQSSAELLQSENRNFDLNSEGEYYFWIGGQINIQDAKPGQYNGDFTIEVEYI from the coding sequence ATGAACCTGAAAACACTCATAGCATTAACAGCTATCGTGTACAGTTTAGGTGGAGCTTTTGCACCTGCCAGTTTTGCACAGGGAGGTACTTCCAGTGATCGATACAGTATTGGCGTATCGGCACGAGTTGTGAATACCATTGAGATGATCACACTCAGGGACATGCAGTTCGGTCCGGTACAGCCTGGGCAACAGCAAATCTCAATTAGCCCATTACAGGATTCCGAAACCGGCAAAATGATAGCTATCGGTATTCCCGGATCACGAATCAGAGTGAGTTTTGTAAGAGAACGTACATTAACAAGTTCTGACGGCTCTTCCACCCTTACATTTATCTATGAAATTGCCGGTAATGATCGGGACGATCAAAGTTCCGCGGAGTTGTTGCAAAGTGAAAATCGTAATTTTGACCTTAACAGTGAGGGAGAGTACTATTTCTGGATCGGGGGTCAAATAAACATTCAGGATGCCAAACCGGGACAATATAACGGTGATTTCACAATTGAAGTAGAGTATATTTGA
- a CDS encoding pyruvate dehydrogenase complex dihydrolipoamide acetyltransferase has product MAIKVEMPKLSDTMEEGVIAKWNVVEGDKVESGDVIAEVETDKATMEVEVFDSGTILKILASEGDAVPLGKIMAIIGEEGEDISDLVEEAQSGNGAKEETADSEKEKQKANKSEEKEPIDPVFGELEQNGSEQGTKQKSASVTDDGRIKASPLARKMAEEKGIELSSVQGSGPEGRIIKRDIEEYTPSRQPAAPAAMPSASKEDKEHRVSQMRKAIARRLAESKYSSPHYYETIDIDMQHVFAARKKLNEASDVKISFNDIVVKACAMALRRHPAINSSWKEDTILEHGDVNVAFAVAIEEGLVTPVIPQTDQKGLAQISAESKELAELARDRKLQPEQMEGSTFTISNLGMFGIEEFTAIINPPNACILAVGAIRDVPVVENGEVVPGKRMKATLSSDHRIVDGATAAQFLSTVRNLLENPLGMLL; this is encoded by the coding sequence ATGGCTATAAAAGTTGAAATGCCTAAGCTCAGCGATACCATGGAAGAAGGGGTAATCGCCAAATGGAATGTAGTAGAAGGGGATAAAGTAGAATCCGGAGATGTTATCGCCGAAGTAGAAACCGATAAGGCGACCATGGAGGTTGAAGTATTTGATTCCGGAACCATCCTCAAGATATTGGCGAGTGAGGGTGATGCCGTTCCTCTGGGTAAAATAATGGCTATTATCGGAGAGGAAGGCGAAGATATCAGCGATCTTGTGGAAGAAGCACAAAGCGGTAACGGGGCTAAAGAAGAGACTGCGGATAGCGAGAAAGAAAAGCAGAAAGCTAATAAGAGCGAGGAGAAAGAACCGATAGATCCCGTGTTTGGTGAATTAGAACAAAACGGATCTGAGCAGGGAACTAAGCAGAAGTCGGCTTCGGTCACCGATGACGGTCGAATAAAAGCTTCACCACTGGCCAGGAAAATGGCAGAAGAGAAGGGTATTGAATTATCCAGCGTACAGGGTTCCGGACCCGAAGGCCGAATTATTAAAAGAGATATTGAAGAGTATACGCCTTCTCGTCAACCTGCTGCTCCGGCAGCTATGCCGAGTGCCTCGAAAGAGGATAAAGAACATCGTGTTTCACAAATGCGTAAAGCGATTGCGCGTCGACTGGCTGAGAGTAAGTACAGTAGTCCGCATTATTATGAGACCATCGATATTGATATGCAGCATGTCTTCGCAGCGCGTAAGAAGCTTAACGAAGCCAGTGATGTGAAGATTAGCTTCAATGATATTGTTGTGAAAGCGTGTGCTATGGCGTTACGAAGACATCCAGCTATAAACAGTTCCTGGAAAGAAGATACCATTCTGGAACATGGAGATGTTAATGTAGCATTTGCAGTAGCCATTGAAGAGGGATTAGTGACGCCGGTTATTCCGCAAACTGATCAGAAAGGTTTGGCACAAATATCAGCCGAAAGCAAAGAACTGGCTGAGTTAGCACGCGACCGCAAGCTTCAACCCGAGCAGATGGAAGGAAGCACCTTCACCATCAGTAATTTGGGCATGTTTGGTATAGAAGAGTTTACGGCAATCATCAATCCACCAAATGCCTGTATACTTGCAGTAGGGGCCATACGCGATGTGCCCGTAGTTGAGAACGGGGAAGTTGTTCCCGGCAAGCGCATGAAAGCCACGCTTTCGAGTGATCATCGTATTGTAGACGGTGCCACCGCAGCCCAGTTTCTCTCTACAGTAAGAAACCTGCTGGAGAACCCACTGGGAATGCTGCTCTGA
- the rfbC gene encoding dTDP-4-dehydrorhamnose 3,5-epimerase: MKFKNEYMEFEKTEIEDVLLLKPDIFKDKRGIFLESYRKSLFRERGLKVDFVQDNISSSKKGAIRGLHYQIDNPQDKLIMVMQGEILDVAVDLRKSSSTFGRAITRIISENNRHQLFIPKGFAHGFSVLSDETLVYYKCSDYYNPYGERGLFWNDSLLNIDWKVNEPVISEKDKHQPELADIPEEDLFD; encoded by the coding sequence TTGAAGTTTAAAAACGAATACATGGAGTTTGAGAAGACAGAAATTGAAGACGTACTGTTGTTAAAACCTGATATCTTTAAGGATAAGCGGGGCATCTTCCTGGAAAGTTATCGTAAAAGCCTTTTCAGGGAACGTGGTTTGAAAGTTGATTTTGTACAGGATAATATCTCATCATCCAAGAAAGGGGCAATCAGAGGTCTGCACTATCAAATAGATAATCCCCAGGATAAACTGATTATGGTCATGCAAGGAGAAATCCTGGATGTGGCAGTAGATTTAAGAAAATCGTCTTCAACTTTTGGCAGGGCAATTACACGCATTATTTCTGAGAATAACAGGCATCAGCTATTTATTCCAAAAGGATTTGCTCACGGCTTTTCAGTGTTATCTGACGAAACATTGGTATATTATAAGTGCAGTGACTATTACAATCCTTATGGAGAACGGGGCCTTTTCTGGAATGATTCATTACTCAATATTGACTGGAAAGTGAATGAACCTGTCATTTCAGAAAAAGATAAACATCAACCGGAATTAGCTGATATTCCGGAAGAAGATCTCTTTGATTAG
- a CDS encoding DUF4402 domain-containing protein: MKRLLQITLVAFIMTGLTTVAFAQGQSDNASIGADATVIAQLDVTAGSSLNFGNVTPGVSSSVAYGSGGSFSITGGGGASIDLDFTLPANLTLGANNLPISFSTTDANWEDGNTSSGSNEFDPNAGTTITFPADGDMTVFIGGTVNPGAGQVAGTYTGNIVLTATYN; the protein is encoded by the coding sequence ATGAAACGATTACTCCAAATAACACTCGTTGCTTTTATAATGACCGGCTTGACCACTGTAGCATTTGCTCAAGGTCAATCAGATAATGCTTCAATAGGTGCCGATGCTACCGTAATAGCACAACTTGATGTCACCGCAGGAAGCAGTCTTAATTTCGGAAACGTAACTCCGGGTGTTTCAAGCTCTGTTGCCTATGGCTCAGGCGGTTCTTTTTCAATTACAGGTGGCGGAGGAGCTTCTATTGATTTAGATTTCACTTTGCCAGCAAATTTGACTCTCGGTGCCAACAATTTACCAATTTCTTTCAGCACTACTGATGCAAACTGGGAAGACGGAAACACTTCAAGCGGATCCAATGAATTTGATCCTAACGCCGGTACTACTATTACTTTTCCTGCCGATGGAGATATGACAGTATTTATTGGTGGAACCGTAAACCCGGGCGCCGGACAAGTTGCAGGAACCTATACAGGTAACATTGTATTGACAGCGACTTATAACTAG
- a CDS encoding pyruvate dehydrogenase complex E1 component subunit beta, with the protein MAELQFREAIRAAIDEEMAHDENIFVMGEEVAEYDGAYKVTEGLLDKYGSKRMIDTPISELGFAGIGVGAAMNGLRPIIEFMTFNFAVLAADQIINHASKIRYMTGGQISIPIVFRGPNASAGQLSATHSVSYDSMYAHFPGLKVIYPSEPDDAKGLLKSAIRDDNPVLFMESEQMYGLKGEVSEEDDYTIPIGKAKVKREGADVTIIAHGKMYHVATQAAQKLSNDGVEAEIIDPRTVKPLDMETVVKSIKKTNRCVIVDEAHPFGGLAAEVGYLIQREAFDYLDAPVQRVTLPDTSAPFAKNLFDEWFPSPDQVIEAVNTVTYRK; encoded by the coding sequence ATGGCTGAATTACAATTTAGGGAAGCGATACGAGCCGCGATTGATGAAGAGATGGCTCATGATGAAAATATCTTTGTAATGGGCGAAGAGGTAGCCGAATACGACGGCGCTTATAAAGTGACCGAAGGATTGCTGGACAAATACGGCTCAAAGCGAATGATTGACACTCCCATCTCCGAGCTTGGTTTTGCCGGTATCGGTGTAGGTGCCGCTATGAATGGGTTACGGCCTATTATTGAATTTATGACCTTTAATTTTGCTGTACTTGCTGCCGATCAGATCATCAATCACGCATCAAAGATTCGATACATGACCGGCGGGCAGATCAGCATCCCTATTGTATTTAGGGGTCCAAATGCTTCTGCAGGTCAGCTAAGTGCTACGCACTCTGTATCGTATGATTCCATGTACGCACATTTTCCGGGACTGAAAGTAATTTATCCATCCGAACCTGATGATGCCAAAGGATTGCTAAAGTCAGCTATCCGTGATGATAACCCGGTACTGTTTATGGAGTCGGAGCAGATGTACGGGCTGAAAGGAGAGGTTTCGGAAGAAGACGATTATACCATTCCGATCGGAAAGGCGAAGGTTAAGCGGGAAGGTGCTGATGTAACTATTATTGCACACGGAAAGATGTACCATGTGGCTACACAGGCCGCACAGAAGCTTTCAAATGATGGCGTCGAAGCCGAAATTATTGATCCCCGTACCGTCAAACCTTTAGATATGGAAACGGTTGTCAAGTCGATTAAGAAAACAAACAGGTGTGTAATTGTGGACGAAGCACATCCTTTCGGAGGTCTTGCCGCAGAGGTGGGATATCTCATTCAGCGTGAAGCGTTTGATTATTTGGATGCTCCTGTTCAACGGGTCACACTGCCCGATACCAGTGCACCTTTTGCCAAGAACCTGTTCGATGAGTGGTTTCCGAGCCCGGATCAGGTAATTGAAGCGGTGAATACCGTTACCTATAGAAAGTAA
- a CDS encoding cellulose biosynthesis cyclic di-GMP-binding regulatory protein BcsB: protein MKRITLIAAIWFTLTSAIYGQRGNINVNAEQDIVITNLTGDLNFGSVIQNQGTVQILLTAPETVVLQVEGKENQRIRVTFTAPPDLRLDALNALPFTLRAAYNDTGNNNASGATVISLPVSTQTFQLPNNPGQDKTGTAYLYIYGDILVSNVNAGLYSNTINVLVEYD from the coding sequence ATGAAACGAATTACACTCATAGCAGCTATATGGTTTACGCTCACAAGTGCCATCTATGGCCAGCGGGGAAATATCAATGTCAATGCAGAACAGGATATTGTTATTACCAACCTTACTGGGGATTTAAACTTTGGTAGTGTAATTCAAAACCAAGGAACAGTACAAATACTGCTTACTGCTCCTGAAACAGTAGTTTTGCAGGTAGAAGGAAAAGAGAATCAACGTATCAGGGTAACATTCACTGCACCTCCCGATCTTCGACTGGATGCCCTAAATGCTTTGCCTTTTACTCTCAGGGCAGCCTACAATGATACCGGTAATAATAACGCTTCCGGTGCTACCGTCATCTCCTTACCGGTTTCCACGCAAACCTTCCAACTACCCAACAATCCGGGGCAAGATAAAACCGGTACCGCTTATTTATATATTTATGGTGACATACTCGTGAGCAACGTGAACGCCGGGTTGTATTCCAATACCATAAATGTATTAGTTGAATATGATTAA
- a CDS encoding SPOR domain-containing protein, which produces MPAGNFAYGVEHSPSSSKLHELPTEQEVFLSFNYRNLFEKVIIAYYEDGKYYLPLSEIFNTLKIPYEVNTSRLTMNGSYLEPENSYRFDFANYTVSLDSRGSFSYTSSQMLVKEMDFYVELEVLSEVFNLNFTVDLNNLLLQLQTPEVLPIVREQERAERRRKAELQEVQQNFYPLEYDRDRDLLGGGFLDYSLSANLNESINFYTYNFDLGTEVLGGDLQGSAFGSYSEDYSNFTTNNLRWRYVMRNNRNLTQIFAGQTNSDGLINRNFTGIRLTNEPIEPRFLYDSYEIEGRVEAGSEVELYYNNNLYDYKRVTDTGQYRFLAPLTYGTSRLRLRIYGPDGSITEREERIQIPFSFLPKGEFSYHLNAGRLNNAIFGSGSESNIVQGDFAYGISSWLTQKAGIEYFNEFSDQTPLIYSSTSARVLDEYLFNLDIAPNAFYRISGNVVYPNSASWGINYTYFTGRGIYNPLGYESEVSGNVFVPFRLSEIPFNLRVTGNYAVKEPLDNSTYTIDLNSRINRLNLRLSYRDREFGRFNLSPGTNSSLAASATYLVSRKPEIPWYLQNTFISGSLEYNPGLSTFEEAELQASRSVFDKGRLQASFSRNFLGNFSYINVGLTIDFNSFRSTSTARNIRRESSFTQNIRGSVGFDDFNNDVVLSNRQQVGRSATSLRLYVDSNNSGSFDEGDDVINDEAVRIGKAGVTTSSKNGILRFSQLQAYHRVNMEINESAIKNPLLIPQIDQFSIVTDPNQYKPINIPFYVSGVIEGRVRRLNTNGEQTAPGIRLYLRSEDGDFEREIQTFSDGSFYAYEVPPGNYSLQVDSTQLQFLDARTEPEILSFEVESLAEGDFVEDLRINIVPKTATSSPDTSKTDPETTQENPITEKQDLFYQIQMASYATASFTLQAVEWAEELFPEAFYIRYNPNANLYGVRTAVMTDKKRALQKYAQFKESRFNEPAIVVSRDSAGSSRNLYPGYAVLFGTLKTQAKAEDYAQQVAQITGYESEIEFIESDTIYSVRSKTFENRDDAVAVAQDLYRRSISSESKFSLVRVGENEISGLRFEYAIEVTGLSGNTVREYQNLIRDRRIIPESTRMEITDSTIRIEGISSWSRTVQTKRQLDRLLKEGMPVIFLKQYNAE; this is translated from the coding sequence TTGCCTGCCGGCAATTTTGCTTACGGTGTGGAACATTCCCCCTCCTCTTCCAAACTGCATGAATTACCTACGGAACAGGAAGTTTTTCTTTCTTTCAACTATAGAAACCTCTTCGAGAAAGTCATCATTGCTTACTATGAAGATGGAAAATACTATCTACCACTTTCCGAAATATTCAATACTCTAAAAATACCCTATGAGGTAAATACCTCCCGCCTGACAATGAACGGTAGCTACCTGGAGCCGGAGAACAGTTATCGTTTCGACTTTGCAAACTACACGGTAAGCCTCGACAGCCGAGGCAGCTTTAGCTACACAAGTAGCCAGATGCTTGTCAAAGAGATGGATTTCTATGTAGAGCTGGAAGTTTTATCCGAGGTCTTTAACCTGAACTTTACCGTTGACCTTAATAACCTGTTGCTACAACTACAGACACCGGAAGTGTTGCCGATCGTCAGGGAACAGGAACGGGCAGAAAGGCGTAGGAAAGCTGAATTGCAAGAAGTTCAACAAAACTTCTATCCTCTTGAATACGACCGGGACCGTGACCTCCTGGGAGGAGGATTTCTCGACTACTCACTTTCTGCAAACCTGAACGAGTCAATAAATTTTTATACTTATAATTTTGACCTGGGAACTGAAGTATTAGGCGGTGACCTGCAAGGTTCGGCTTTTGGAAGCTATTCCGAAGATTATTCAAACTTTACAACCAACAACCTGCGATGGCGTTATGTGATGAGGAATAATAGGAACCTCACACAAATATTTGCAGGGCAAACAAATTCCGACGGGTTAATAAATCGGAATTTTACCGGAATACGGTTGACCAACGAACCTATTGAACCTCGCTTTCTCTATGATTCTTACGAAATTGAGGGGCGAGTTGAAGCCGGTTCGGAAGTAGAACTATACTATAATAATAACTTGTATGACTATAAACGTGTAACCGATACAGGGCAATACCGCTTTTTGGCACCCCTCACCTACGGCACTTCGCGTCTACGCCTTCGAATTTATGGACCTGACGGTAGTATAACAGAACGGGAAGAGCGCATTCAAATTCCCTTCAGCTTTCTACCAAAGGGTGAATTTAGCTATCACCTGAATGCAGGACGATTGAATAATGCCATATTCGGCAGCGGCAGTGAAAGTAATATCGTTCAAGGAGATTTCGCATATGGGATATCGAGTTGGTTAACCCAAAAGGCAGGTATTGAATATTTCAATGAATTTTCAGATCAAACGCCTCTTATATACAGTTCTACCTCTGCCAGGGTTCTGGACGAATACCTGTTCAACCTCGACATTGCCCCCAACGCTTTTTACAGGATTTCCGGAAATGTTGTATATCCCAACTCGGCTAGCTGGGGTATCAATTATACCTATTTTACCGGTAGGGGTATTTACAATCCCCTTGGTTATGAAAGTGAGGTTTCAGGTAATGTCTTTGTCCCTTTTCGCTTATCTGAAATTCCTTTCAATCTGAGGGTGACCGGAAACTATGCCGTCAAAGAGCCGCTGGACAACAGTACTTATACTATTGATCTGAATTCCAGGATCAACCGTCTTAATCTACGTCTCAGTTATCGTGATAGGGAGTTCGGAAGATTCAATTTAAGTCCTGGAACCAATTCTTCTCTTGCTGCCTCAGCTACCTATTTAGTTTCCAGGAAACCTGAGATTCCCTGGTACCTTCAAAATACATTTATCAGCGGAAGTTTGGAATATAATCCCGGCTTATCCACTTTTGAGGAAGCTGAGCTTCAAGCATCCCGGAGCGTATTTGACAAAGGAAGACTACAGGCTTCCTTTTCAAGAAATTTCTTAGGTAACTTCAGCTATATAAATGTGGGATTAACTATCGATTTCAACAGCTTCCGATCTACATCAACGGCCCGAAATATCAGGCGTGAATCTTCTTTCACACAGAACATACGGGGATCGGTAGGATTTGATGACTTTAACAACGATGTTGTGTTATCAAACAGACAGCAGGTCGGTCGTTCTGCAACTTCCCTGAGGCTTTATGTGGATTCAAATAACTCCGGTTCCTTCGACGAAGGTGATGATGTAATTAATGATGAAGCCGTTCGCATTGGAAAAGCGGGCGTTACCACTAGTTCTAAGAACGGTATTCTCAGATTCAGCCAGCTGCAGGCCTATCATCGCGTCAATATGGAAATCAACGAATCGGCTATCAAGAATCCATTACTGATACCTCAAATAGATCAGTTCTCTATAGTTACCGATCCCAATCAGTATAAGCCGATTAATATACCGTTTTATGTCAGTGGGGTTATTGAGGGAAGGGTCAGACGCCTGAATACCAACGGTGAGCAAACAGCACCAGGCATTCGACTTTACCTGAGATCGGAAGACGGAGATTTTGAACGTGAAATACAGACCTTCTCTGACGGCAGTTTTTATGCCTACGAGGTGCCTCCCGGCAATTACAGCCTGCAGGTTGATTCAACCCAGCTCCAGTTTCTGGATGCCCGAACCGAGCCTGAAATTTTATCCTTTGAAGTTGAATCTTTAGCCGAAGGAGATTTTGTGGAGGATTTGCGTATCAATATTGTACCCAAGACTGCAACATCGTCCCCCGACACTTCGAAAACTGATCCGGAGACTACTCAGGAAAATCCTATAACTGAGAAACAGGATCTATTTTATCAAATTCAAATGGCCAGTTATGCAACTGCGAGCTTTACCCTCCAGGCAGTGGAGTGGGCTGAAGAACTATTCCCTGAAGCTTTCTACATTCGATATAACCCCAATGCAAATCTGTATGGAGTGCGTACAGCAGTGATGACAGACAAGAAAAGAGCCCTGCAAAAGTATGCACAATTTAAAGAGAGTCGATTCAATGAACCGGCTATAGTTGTGTCCCGTGATTCAGCTGGAAGCTCAAGAAATCTTTACCCGGGTTATGCGGTACTCTTTGGAACACTGAAAACTCAAGCCAAAGCAGAAGATTACGCCCAACAGGTTGCGCAAATTACCGGGTATGAATCAGAAATTGAGTTTATTGAAAGTGATACTATTTATAGTGTGAGATCAAAAACCTTTGAAAACAGAGACGATGCTGTGGCAGTGGCACAAGACCTTTACAGAAGATCCATATCTTCAGAGAGTAAATTCTCCCTGGTTCGGGTGGGTGAAAATGAAATATCGGGCCTCAGATTTGAATATGCTATTGAGGTTACAGGACTCAGCGGTAACACTGTCAGAGAATATCAGAACCTGATTCGGGATAGAAGAATAATACCTGAAAGTACCAGAATGGAAATAACCGATTCGACGATACGTATTGAGGGGATTTCATCATGGAGCCGAACAGTTCAGACCAAACGACAACTGGATCGTTTACTAAAAGAAGGCATGCCTGTTATCTTTTTAAAACAGTATAATGCAGAGTAG
- the rfbD gene encoding dTDP-4-dehydrorhamnose reductase produces the protein MKIILLGASGQLGREWQRYFNLHTDDSLIVFPYTSGQLDLTHYEEVAREVSARQPNVIINCAAYTLVDQAELKKDKAMAINARAVENLAKVCKSNDIHLIHYSTDYVFPGKEEDRKRYPRGYPEDHQAEPVNWYGQTKWEGEEAIRASGCRHLIIRTTWLCGLYGNNFVKTMLKYGREKEELKVVNDQWGSPGYADEIVANSMNLYTADAKGTYHLTSKGLTNWAEFAEAIFDYSNIDVNVNAIPSEEYPTEAKRPKYSKLDTSKAEKVEGVEITDWREGLKRLLKQLENH, from the coding sequence ATGAAGATAATCTTACTGGGCGCATCGGGACAGTTGGGACGAGAGTGGCAGCGTTACTTTAATCTTCATACTGACGATTCTCTCATCGTATTTCCATACACCTCAGGGCAATTAGATTTAACTCATTATGAAGAAGTAGCCAGAGAAGTCAGTGCTCGTCAACCGAATGTAATCATTAACTGTGCTGCTTATACACTTGTTGACCAGGCCGAGCTGAAAAAAGACAAAGCCATGGCTATTAATGCAAGGGCTGTAGAGAATCTGGCAAAAGTCTGCAAGAGCAATGATATTCATCTTATTCACTATTCCACCGATTATGTATTTCCCGGTAAGGAAGAGGACCGGAAGCGTTATCCCCGGGGATATCCGGAAGATCACCAGGCTGAACCCGTTAACTGGTATGGTCAAACAAAATGGGAGGGGGAAGAGGCAATTAGAGCATCGGGCTGCAGGCATCTTATTATCAGAACAACCTGGTTATGCGGACTATATGGAAATAATTTTGTGAAGACCATGCTGAAGTACGGGCGCGAAAAAGAAGAGCTCAAGGTAGTTAATGACCAGTGGGGGAGTCCGGGTTATGCCGATGAGATTGTTGCTAATAGCATGAATTTATATACAGCGGATGCTAAAGGGACCTATCACTTGACTTCGAAGGGGCTCACAAACTGGGCTGAGTTTGCAGAGGCTATTTTTGACTATTCCAACATTGATGTAAACGTGAATGCAATTCCTTCGGAGGAGTATCCTACAGAAGCCAAGCGTCCAAAATATTCGAAGTTGGATACCTCCAAAGCTGAGAAGGTAGAAGGAGTTGAGATCACCGACTGGAGGGAGGGGTTGAAGAGATTGTTGAAGCAGCTGGAAAACCATTGA
- the pdhA gene encoding pyruvate dehydrogenase (acetyl-transferring) E1 component subunit alpha, with translation MAKKKEKNKDVTFTPTGTGIRSNGQIVRSTELPDPTEKTHKDLGLSDQDVVDMFEQMYLQRRFEERAMQMYQKGKFGGFLHLYMGQEAISTGTTYALNDDDDIITAYRDHGWGLVRGVSAKEGMAELYGKVTGCSRGKGGSMHFANVKEHFWGGYGIVGGHIPLGGGIAFANKYKQNGRVTACFLGDGAVPQGALHETFNMSQNWGLPCIYAVENNGYAMGTAVHRHSVGEIVDRADGYGMKKKVINGMDVFTVYEAMKEISEDVRENSMPWFVEIRTYRYRGHSMSDPMKYRTKEELEQYEKLDPVERVKRYLLDNDLADQDKVDEIQNSIEDEVMEAIDFAEESDFPDKDDLYNDVFVEDDYPFHT, from the coding sequence ATGGCAAAGAAAAAAGAAAAAAATAAGGACGTAACATTTACCCCGACAGGAACAGGCATTCGATCGAATGGACAAATCGTTAGAAGTACCGAATTGCCTGACCCCACCGAAAAGACGCATAAAGATCTGGGTCTTTCTGACCAAGATGTCGTCGATATGTTTGAACAGATGTATTTGCAGCGACGATTTGAAGAACGGGCAATGCAGATGTACCAAAAGGGAAAATTCGGCGGTTTTTTGCACCTGTACATGGGGCAGGAGGCTATTTCAACCGGAACTACCTATGCCCTTAATGATGATGACGATATTATTACAGCCTACCGTGACCACGGCTGGGGACTGGTAAGGGGAGTATCTGCCAAAGAAGGAATGGCAGAGCTCTACGGAAAAGTAACCGGTTGTTCAAGAGGTAAAGGAGGCTCCATGCACTTTGCCAATGTAAAAGAACACTTCTGGGGAGGATACGGTATTGTAGGCGGACATATTCCGCTGGGCGGAGGTATTGCCTTTGCGAATAAATACAAGCAGAACGGAAGAGTTACCGCTTGTTTCCTGGGAGATGGAGCTGTTCCGCAGGGAGCTCTGCATGAAACCTTTAATATGAGTCAGAACTGGGGTCTTCCCTGCATCTATGCCGTAGAAAATAACGGTTATGCGATGGGTACTGCCGTCCACCGTCACTCTGTGGGTGAAATCGTTGACCGTGCTGACGGATATGGAATGAAGAAGAAGGTCATAAACGGTATGGATGTGTTTACCGTCTATGAAGCCATGAAAGAGATTTCCGAAGACGTTCGTGAAAATTCCATGCCTTGGTTTGTTGAGATCAGAACCTACCGGTACAGAGGGCACTCAATGTCAGACCCTATGAAGTACCGCACCAAGGAAGAGCTCGAACAATATGAAAAACTGGACCCTGTGGAGCGCGTCAAAAGGTACCTGCTGGATAATGATCTTGCCGATCAGGATAAGGTAGATGAGATTCAGAATAGTATTGAAGATGAGGTAATGGAAGCGATTGACTTTGCCGAAGAGAGCGACTTCCCGGATAAGGACGATCTTTATAATGACGTCTTTGTTGAAGATGATTATCCGTTTCATACTTAG
- a CDS encoding type IV pilus modification PilV family protein has product MFGYTEVLQVIGAMIIFSLILMTSNSMIIRNSTMQVEGELEQETIALAQDIIEEARIKEFDANTTAPLPPTKIPSGFTSAGSLGPDGGTSEDERHEFNDFDDYNGHTETVNTEHGDFTISTEVFYVDKNTFSKVSTPTTFKKMVVTITNALLVDGSDNMKEYKFEFIRNYYAD; this is encoded by the coding sequence ATGTTTGGATACACTGAAGTTTTACAAGTTATCGGGGCGATGATCATTTTTTCTCTGATCTTAATGACCTCGAACTCCATGATCATCCGCAACAGCACCATGCAGGTTGAAGGTGAGCTGGAACAGGAAACCATTGCACTTGCCCAGGATATTATTGAAGAAGCCCGAATTAAAGAGTTTGATGCCAATACTACCGCACCCTTACCCCCTACCAAAATTCCAAGTGGGTTTACTTCTGCAGGTAGCCTTGGTCCCGACGGAGGTACTTCTGAAGACGAGCGTCATGAATTCAATGATTTTGACGACTATAACGGACACACTGAGACAGTAAACACCGAACACGGTGATTTTACCATTAGTACTGAAGTATTCTACGTTGACAAAAACACATTCTCAAAAGTATCCACGCCAACTACATTCAAGAAAATGGTCGTTACCATCACCAATGCATTGCTGGTTGATGGTTCCGATAACATGAAAGAATACAAATTCGAATTTATCAGGAATTATTACGCTGATTAA